The nucleotide window CGGTACTGGCCTAGGACTGGCCATCACTCAACGCTTGACTCGAATGCTGGGGGGCACCATTACTCTACAGAGTGAACTCGGGCAGGGCTGCCTGTTTACGCTGGTATTTCCTGATGTGCCCTCAGCTGAATCAGTCTTAACCGCAATTGTCCCCTCAGTGGACCAAGACAACGACCTGAGTCAGTTTGCGCCCAGCACGCTCCTGGTCGTAGACGACGTGGCCTCCAACCAGGCGTTAATTCAGGGGTATTTTGCCAGAACCCACCATACCGTTCTAACTGCAGAAGCAGGGCAAGAAGCCATCCATCTCGCTCAAATTCATCACCCTGATCTAATTTTGTTAGACCTCAAAATGCCTGAGATGGAAGGACAAGAGGTCGCTGCCCAGCTCAAGGCCAATCCCCAAACCCGAAGTATTCCAATCGTAGTTTTAACGGCTCTATGCTGTAGTCAAAACGAAGCAGAAATAGCACAGCTGTGCCAGGGCTTTTTGCGTAAGCCGGTAAGCTGTCCTCAACTAGCCATAGAGCTCAAGAAATACTTAAAGGTTTCTAGCATAGATTCGCAGCGCTCACTGCCCAACGAACAGCTCAACGCACCCAATAGAAGCCATTTAAGCCATGTAGTTGATAGCTCACAGTTGCTTGAGCATCTGCACGAAGAGGAGGAAACCGTTTGGTCTGAGCTTCGGCGCACGCTCAAGAGTCGCGAAATTAATCGGTTTATTAACCGATTAGATACCTGGGGGCAGGAGCATTTCTGCCAAATGCTGACAGACTACGCCGCCCTTTTGCAAACATCGGTGAAAGAGTTCAATTGGGAAAAGTTATCCCAGGATGTTGAGAAATTTCCAGAAGTGCGACGATTAGTTTGTGAGCTTTGCCAAAAAGAGGATATGCCGTAATGCTCAAGCGCTTCAACCCAGAGGACTACTTAATCCTCGTTGTGGATGACGCTCCTATGAACCTTCAAATTGTCGGCAGTATGCTCGACGAAACAGGGTATGCAACTACCTTTGCCAACAACGGCTCACAGGCGATCAGCCGGTTCAAAGCAGCCCAACCTGATCTCGTGCTGCTAGATCTGATGATGCCAGGAGTCGATGGCCTAGAAGTCTGTAGCGCTTTGAAGGCTACCTATCCAGAAATTCCGATTATTTTTCTCACCGCTAGTCACGAGTCGGAGCACTTACTTCAGGCCTTTGAGCAGGGGGCCGCAGACTATGTCACAAAGCCCTTTAGTAAACCCGAACTGCTGGCGCGAGTTAAGACACACCTGATGCTGAAACATACTTTTAGCGAACTCAGAACAGCTCTCGTTGAAATGGAGCGCCTTGCTAAAACCGATGGCCTCACAGGGTTGCTCAACCGTCGGTATCTGTTTGAAGCTGCGACTCAAGAGCTTTCTCGCGCCCAGCGGTATGGGCGGGCTTTTTCTGTGCTGATGGTCGATATCGATCACTTTAAGCGGATCAACGACACCTATGGGCACCCCGTTGGAGACGTCGTTATTCAAACTGTCGCATCGGTTCTCACAGAAGCCCTTCGAGAGGTCGATTTAATCGGGCGTTATGGCGGTGAAGAATTTAGCATCATTTTGCCGGAGACACCACTTCAAAAGGCAACGGAGGTGGCCGAGCGAATTCGGGAAATGATCAATAGCCTGCCCATTCCCGCTGGCTCCGAGAACCTGCACATTACTGTCAGCACAGGTATTTCAGGGTGTGAGGGAGGGGTTCAGTCTATTGATGAGATTTTTCATCAGGCAGATAAAGCCCTTTACCAAGCCAAATCTGCTGGTCGCAATACCTGGGTGGTCTTCACTCAATAAGTCGGTAGCGATTAGCCCGCCGACTCTCGCTGCTGGCCGGAGGGGCAGAGGTCGAGCAGGCAGCAGCGATCGCAACTTGGCTTGCGATAATGGCAAACTCGCTGACCATGCAGCATGAGAACTTCATGATTGTCATAAACCTGTTGCGCATCCCAATGGGGCGGCAGCTGCGCTTCTAAAACAGCATGAGCTGGGCCAACCGCTAGCGTTTTGGGAATTAACCCCAGTCGCTGGGCCACTCGATGGTGGTGGCTATCTACTGGCAACGCCGGACGGCGCAGGGTGCTAAAAGACAGCACGGCGGCACTGGTCTTGGGACCAATACCGGGAATTTCCTCCAGCCAGACCCGCGCCTTGGACACCGGCAGGTCTGCTAGAAAGTCTAGAGAGAGCGGTTCACCCAGCCGCTGCGTCAGCTCCCGCAAGATAGCCTGAAGCCGGGGCGCTTTTTGCTCGGGCCAAGTGCAGGGCGCGATCGCAACTTCAACCGCCGCCGGATCTCCGTCTCGCACCGCCTCCCAAGTCTCAAACTGCGATCGCAACTGCAGAAAAGCCCGGTGAGAATCTCGATTCTTAGTGCGATGAGACAGCAGCGCCGAAACCAGCTCACTCAAGGGATCGAGGTTACTGAAATAGCGGATTGGGCAGCCATACTCAACGCACAGTCGCTGGTGAATATCGAGTACTCGGCTCTGCAAGGCAGCCCCAGAGAGGTCAAAATCAAGCTGCATAGAGCGCGCGGCTAGTCGATTTCAATTTTGCTAGGCACCTCTTCCCGCACCACGTAGACCGGGACAGTGCGCTTATTTTCGTAGAATTGGCAGGCCAGATATCCCACACCGTAGAGCAGGGCTGCATCGGCTGTAACGCCAATCGCTGCACCTATTCCAGGCAGTAGCTCCACCAGGTTTAGGCCGCTTTTCAAGACACCAGAACCACCTGAGGAAAGCCCCCAAATAGCCAATACCTCACCCCGCCGGGCCGGTTCCTTAGGCGAGAAGCCATAGATAGCGGCAATGCGGTAGATCATCTTAGCCTGCAAAGCAGCGACTGCCCCTGCATCTAGCGCTGCCGTAGCAAAGGCCAAAGGCGGAATAAAGTTCGTAATTAGGCCCACCTGAGCAGCATTCCAGGCCGACTCAGTCATCACTCGTTGAGCCAGCTCAGCAGGGCTCTCGCTAGGGTGCTGCTGCTTGAGGGCCTCAACTTCTACCAGCACATTATCCACATCTACCTGGCCTAGAGCCGCCATGAGCCAGCTCATGCCAGGAATTTTGGTGGCATATTTCACAGCCGGGTTTTCGGCAATTGGGGTTACTAGTCTGCCGATGGTATCGGTTCCCTGCTCCACCGTACTGTGAATGGCCGGACCAACGGTCGTTTCTACGGTTCTGGAGACCTCCTTAACAGCCTTGGAAAAGGTGCGGGACGTATCCCAAACTAAGGCCAGGGTTCCTTCAATTAAATCCGTGACGAAGGCGTCTTGATGTGAAGTAGTCATAGGGCGGCCTCGCTAGAAAATGACGAACAAGCTCTATCTCAACTCTAGAGGGCGAACTCAAAACCGGCGTCTACTTTCGGTTATAGAGATCGGCTTTAGCCGTAGAAAAAATGCAGTGACCTGCGGGACACAGCCGCAGGATTTTAGGCCAGAGCAGGATTTTCAGTAGATTTGACGTACTCTAGAGATCTCTCTAAAACGTCCCGTTTTGGCCTGAGCCCTTTGAGCTAAGCGCATCTGAAGGGTTTTTGTTTGTTTCTTCGCTCTAGCCTGCTGGGAGTTATCCTGCTGTATGAAAAAAGCGTTTGTTCTTGATACCAACGTATTGCTTCATGATCCAACAGCGATGCTGAGGTTTGAGGACAATGACGTAGTTCTCCCAATTACGATTATTGAAGAACTCGATCGCTTTAAAAAGCAAACTGAGGCAACGGGCCGCAATGCCCGCCACGTTTCGCGTCGCTTGGACGAACTGCGGCAGCGGGGTTCGCTCACCCAAGGCATTCCTCTAGATAACGGTGGCACGCTGCGGGTTGCCCTTTGCCACCGAGATACGCTGCTGCAGCTGCCCGCCGAGCTAGAAGGCGACCAGGGTGACAACGCCATTTTGGCTGTGGCGATGGAGCTAAAGCACAACTCTAGTTTTCCGGTCGTGCTCATCAGCAAAGACACCAATCTGCGGATTAAGGCAGATGCAGTGGGGCTGGTGGCCGAAGACTATGAAACCGACAAGATCGACATCGACGATCTCTATACGGGCACCGCTGAGGTTTTGGTACCCGCTGCCACCATTGCTCAGCTTTTCAAGGGCGACCCGGTGGTGCTAGACGTGCCGCTGTATCCCAACCAGGCCATTACCCTGATAGATGAGGCCAACCCGGCCCACACGGCGCTAGCCTTTGTCGAAGGTGAAACCGGCAAGGTAGTGCCCCTTGGCAAGCTCTCTCATGTTGGGGCATCTCGCATTTACCCGCACAACCGGGAGCAGCGCTTTGCCTTTGAGCTGCTGCTGCGAGACTCGATTTCTCTAGTGACGCTGGTGGGCAAGGCGGGAACAGGAAAAACGCTGATTGCGATCGCAGCCGCCGTACAAAAAGTTGCCGACGAACGGCTCTACTCCCGCCTGCTAATTGCCCGGCCGATTGTGCCAATGGGCCGCGATCTGGGATATCTGCCGGGAGACTTGATGGAAAAGCTCAACCCCTGGATGCAGCCCCTGTACGACAACTTTGACCTGATCTTCAACACCCAAGACTCCCGAGGCAAGCCCGAGCACTGGCGACGCGGCCATGAGGAAATGCAAGACCAGGGTCTACTGCAAATTGAGCCCTTAACCTACATTCGAGGCCGCACTATCCCCAAGCAGTTTTTGATTGTAGATGAAGCGCAAAACCTGACGCCCCACGAAGTCAAAACTATTCTCACGCGGGCAGGCGAGGGCACCAAAATCGTACTGACTGGCGACCCAGACCAGATCGACAACCCCTACGTCGATGCAGCCAGCAACGGCCTAACCTATGTCGTCGAGCGCTTTAAGGGAGAAGCCATTGCCGGACACATTACCCTCTACAAAGGAGAGCGCTCTGAGTTGGCTGAGCGGTCAGCCAGCTTACTCTAAAGGCTGCTTTAGAAGCGACAGCGTAACGATGGTTTAGAGGCATAATCGTCAGGAAATCTACTCACTTCTGTACCTAATGCTCATTCGTAAACTGCTAGACTGCCCCGAATTTATTGCAGGCGATGGTACTCAACTGAGGGAGCTACTGCATCCTGACAAGCAGTCCCTCCAGCTGCGCTATAGCTTGGCCCACGCCATTGTCCCTGTAGGGCAAGTCTCTACCCCTCACGCCCTAAAAACCTCAGAGGTGTATTACATTCTCCAAGGCCAGGGAGAGATGCACATTGATGATGAAACCCAAACAGTCGAGCCGGGAGATGCCATTTATATTCCACCCGATGCTCGGCAGTTTATTCGCAACACCGGCCAGGAACCGCTGGTTTTTATTTGTTTAGTTGATCCAGCCTGGCGCAAAGAAGACGAAACAGTCTTTGATGCCGAGGGTTAGCACCCTATCAGAGGGAAAGTTCACAGTATTCTGAAGAAATAGACCTTTCCCTCTGACGCTTTTTCAGACTGCTATGATTCCTTTGCTTGACCGTTTTTTAGACCGCTCCTCAGACCAGGTTAAGGCTCACGTTGAGATCTACACCTGGCAGACCTGCCCTTACTGCATTCGGGCTAAGCTGCTGCTCTGGTGGAAGGGCGTTCGCTTCATTGAATACAAAATCGACGGCAATGGTGGAGCTAGAGTCCGAATGGCAGCCAGAGCCAGCGGGCGGAAAACCGTACCGCAGATCTTTATCAACGACCATCACATTGGCGGTTGTGACGACCTCTATGGACTTGATCGGGTTGGACGGCTAGATCCGCTCTTAGCTCAAACGCCTGAGCCTGCGGTCGAGGGCTGAGACAACAGTGGGTAAGCCTTGCAGGCTACAAGGGTGGGCGTTGTCCACCCTTTGCTGCATCTGATTGCAAGATCTATCTAATGAGGGAAAGCAGGTTTACGCCTCTAGCAGGGTGCCTGTATTGTTTGGTTGCGGTACGGTTATAACTAACAGACAGAGCCCAGTGAATGTGCCAAGATCAAACTAAGTTAGAAGGGATTCTAACTCGCGTCAAGACCCCTTAGGAAGCGCCTTAGTTCTTAACAGTAATAGCTTAGTACTCAAAAGTTTTCTAAAGACCCGTCTTCGCGATTGCCTTGGCTAAAGATCATACTACAGTCGAGATTCCATCAGGAGCTAGTTACTAGTTAAAGAGCATCACTGCTATCTGGATGTTGTAATGCTAAAGGGGGAACCCATGAAACTTTTTGCTTTATCCACTCTATCGCTGGCGCTTCCCCTCTTGTTGGCCGGCCCAGGGCAGGCAGAAAATCCTGCTCACGTGCAGCAGTTGTTAGAGACTAACCTTTGCTATGCCTGTGACCTGTCTGGTGCAGACTTGAGCCAGGCCCACCTGATTGGAGCCGATTTGAGGCTGGCAAACTTAGAGGGAGCCAACCTAACAGAAACCAATCTAGAAGGGGCTGACCTGACCGGAGCAAACTTAGAGGGAGCTGTCTTAAACAACGCTTTCTTGACCAACGCAATTCTAGAAAACGCCAACTTGGATGAGGCTGACCTGTCTCAAGCCGACATCTTTCATGCAGTCGTAACAGGTGCTTCGTTTGAAGGAACAGATCTGACTCAGGCTCAGATTGTGGGCACACCTATCAGCGTTGGTGGAGACTAGAGTCAGCTTTGGCTATCCGTTGCCTCTTAGGAGCCATTCCTTAGTAGCTCGCTTAGAAACTAGCCTATGTGAGCCGCTAAGAGCGCTTCTACGGCCTGCCGTGTCGGCAAAGAAGGCTGAGCCCCAGCTTGCGAGACTGACAGAGCCGCTGTCGCTGTTGCAAACCGAGCTGCTTCTAGCAATGACACTCCCTCTGAAAGAGCAACAGCCAGCCCCCCATTAAAAGCATCTCCAGCGGCAACGGTATCGACCACTGGCACCTCAAAAGCAGGAACCGGAAAGGCAGCATCGGCAGCTTCTACCCAAACGCCCTCAGCTCCTAGCTTGATCACAATTGCTCTAGCGCCTCGCTGCCGCAGCACCTTAGCGGCAGCAGCGGCGCTTTTTTGATCGGCTACCGGAAAGCCTACCAACTGTTCAGCTTCCACCTGATTAGGCGTGAGCCAGTCGACCAGGCCATAAAACGCTTCTGGCAAATCATTGCGAACCGGGGCCGGATCAACTATCACAGTGACGCCCTGCTGCTGCGCTGTCGCTGCTGCCGCCATCACTTCAGGCAGCGGCACCTCAAACTGCAGCAGCAAAGTATCATCAGGAGCCAACCTCGCTGACAACCGCTCAACATCACTACGAGCAACCCGGCCATTGGCTCCCGGAATCACAATAATGTGGTTGCGGCCTGAGGTATCAACTGCGATCGCAGCCACCCCAGAACTTACCCCCGCCTCTATCTGCACATCCCCCGTCTCAATTCCCTCTACCTGCAGCGATTGAATTAGGGCCTGACCAAAAGCATCATTCCCCACCCGGCCCACCATCCGCACCGCTGCCCCTAACCGCGCCGCCGCCACCGCCTGATTTGCACCCTTGCCTCCCGGCACCGTTGTAAATTCAGTCCCCAAAATCGTCTCTCCCGGCACCGGCAAACGCGGCGTCTGGCAGACAAGATCCATGTTGAGACTGCCGAAGATGTGAAGGGTCATAGCAAGGAGCAGAAGGGCAGGGGAGCAAAGAGGAGAGAAGCAGAGGAGCAGGAGGGTAAAGCAACAGCGACAGAATCTTCTTCCCGCGTCGCCCCTGCCTCCTATTCTTCCTCCGCTTGCCCCAAATTCGTTACCGGCCGATCGCTGCTCCAGGCCCACCAAACGGTGCTGCACTCACAGTGGTAAAACTCTTGCCACTTGCGCCGGTGGTTTTCGGTGTAGACCGGGGAGCGACGGTTAATCCAAACCGACTGGGCCTTGCTGGTTTCCGCGCCGCAGCGAGGACAACAGAACTGAGTGGTATGAACTGCAGATTCAGTCCAATTGGGCGGAATGGGGGAAAAGGCATCCATAGAGCAGGGGATTACCGGGGTTTATCCCATTATGAGGCAGGTCAACTGGGAGTATCGAAGTTTTAAGCGAAACCGAATTTAATCGCTGACTTGGGTATCTTTGAGGTCATTCAAGGTATGACTTAAGGCAAACTGGGTGAGGGTCTGAGGAGGACTAGTACCTTATGCTGCTCCGATTGATTTCGCTACTGGGTCTTGCGGGGCTGTGTGCCATTGCCTGGTTGGGGTCAGAAAACCGCCGACAAGTGCCCTGGAAAATTGTTACCTGGGGAATTGGTATTCAGCTGGTTTTAGGCGTTTTTATTTTTCTTTTCCCGGTGACGCGAGATGCCGTGGTCTGGCTCAGCGGCCTATTAAATGGGCTGATTGATGCTGCCGATGCCGGTTCCCGGTTTCTGTTTGGGCCAATTCTGGTGCCCGAGACGGGAACTACGGGCCCTGCCGGGGCCGGACGCTGGTTATCGCGAGCGCTGACACCCCCATTTGTGCCGGTTCCCGGTGACCGGATTGGGGGCGATAACCTGTCGATGGGCTACATCCTGGCATTTCGGGCACTGCCTCAGGTAATTTTCTTTTCGGCTATTTTTTCGCTGCTTTACAGCCTCAATGTTGTTCAGCCAGTGGTGCAGTTCTTTGCCCGGTTTTTTCGCTGGGCTATGAATATCAGTGGCGCTGAAGCGCTGGCAGGGGCGGCCAATATCTTTGTTGGGATCGAATCTGCGATCGCAATCAAGCCCTTTCTCCTAAGAATGACCCGCAGCGAGCTCTGCGCTGTTTTAGCCTCCTGTTTTGGCTCTATCGCCTCAACTGTGTTGGGGCTCTACGCAGGCTATTTGCGAGGCGTTTTCCCTACCATTTCTGGGCATCTAATGGCCGCTTCGGTGCTGACCATTCCGGCCGCTTTTGTCATGTCCAAGCTGCTGGTGCCTGAGACCGAAAAGCCCGAAACTTTGGGCGGAGTGCCCGAAATGACAATGGAAGAATCTGACCAGCAAAGCCCTATGGATGCCCTGATTCTGGGGGCTTTAGACGGGGTCAAGATGGCTGTCGGCATTGCTGCTGCCCTAATCGCCATTTTGGGCCTGCTAGAGCTGCTGCAGATGATCCCCTTCGTCAACTTCGATGTGATTACCGGGGCCCTGTTTTTGCCGCTGACCTTCTTAACCGGGGTATCTCTAGACTGGAACGAGCTGTGGGCTTCATCAGTGCTGATCGGTCAGCGGCTCCTCAAAACCGCGATTCCGCCCTATATCGGCCTAGCAGATTTATCAGCAGAAGGGGTCATTAGCGACCGAGCAATGGTGATTGTCAGCTATGTGCTCTGTGGCTTTGCCCACATTCCCTCAGTCGGCATATTTGTCGGTGGTTTGTCTGGTCTGGTGCCCTCTCGTCGTAAAGACATCGCCAGCGTCGTCTGGAAAGCGCTTTGGGCGGGTACTCTGGCAACTCTCATGACAGGCTGTATTGCGGGAATCTACTTCTATGAGGGCACAGCGGTGCTGGGCAGGTAGAAGGCAGAAGGGAGTTCTGCCAAGGGTTTAGTCTGCGTCCAAACTAAGTTCAACCTGCGGTCTCTCTTCTACCTCTGCTTTCTGCCTTTCCTAAATCCACCATCCATAAAGTCTGCTGCCGTGAGATTCTATTAGGTGTCGATCCCTAATTAATTCTGAGGTTCCCGTGAAAGCGATCACCCTGCTTGGCTCCACCGGCTCCATTGGCACCCAGACGCTGGATATTGTGCAGCAGCACCCCGACAAATTTCGGCTGGTGGGTATTGCTGCCGGGAATAATGTGGAGCTGCTGGCTCAGCAGGTGCGCCAGTTTCGGCCTGAGATCGTGGCGATCTGCAATGAGGCCAAAATAGGGGAGCTGCGGGATGCGATCGCAGATCTCGATCCCCAACCGATCATCCTGGCTGGCGATGATGGGATAGTGGAAGTCGCCCGTTATGGCGATGCTGAAGCAGTCGTCACCGGAATTGTGGGCTGTGCTGGGCTATTGCCGACCTTAGCCGCCATCGAAGCAGGCAGAGACATCGCGCTAGCCAACAAAGAGACCCTAATTGCTGGGGGGCCAGTGGTGCTGCCCCTAGTCGAAAAACACGGCGTCAAGCTACTGCCTGCAGACTCTGAGCACTCAGCCATTTTTCAGTGCCTTCAAGGCGTGCCGGAGGGAGGGCTGCGACGGATTTTGCTGACGGCCTCGGGCGGGGCGTTTCGAGACTGGCCGGTGGAAGATTTACCCAAGGTAAAGGTGTCCGACGCCCTCAAGCACCCCAACTGGTCAATGGGCCGCAAAATCACGGTTGATTCGGCCACGCTGATGAATAAGGGACTGGAGGTGATCGAAGCCCACTATCTTTTTGGCCTCGACTACGACCACATTGATATCGTCATCCATCCCCAAAGCATTATTCACTCGCTGATTGAGCTGCAAGATACCTCCATGCTGGCTCAGCTGGGCTGGCCCGACATGCGTCTCCCCCTGCTCTATGCCCTTTCTTGGCCAGAGCGCATTTACACCGATTGGGAACCGCTGGATCTGGTCAAGGCAGGCGATCTAACCTTCCGTGAACCCAATCACGACAAGTACCCCTGCATGGATCTGGCCTACGCAGCCGGGAGAGCCGGGGGCACCATGACAGCGGTGCTCAATGCAGCCAACGAGCAAGCCGTTTCCCTCTTCCTAGACGAGCGGGTGGGCTATCTAGATATTGCTCAGCTGATTGAGCGGGTGTGCGATCGTCACCAAACTGAGCTAATCGCCAGCCCCTCGCTAGACGACATTCTCACAGTTGATCGGTGGGCCAGGGCTGAGGTGCTCAGAGCTAACGAAACCCTCCATCAAACCACTGTGTCGTTGCGGTAGGGGAATGCTGTGGAAATTATTCTAGTTCTGGGCGCGCTGATTGTTGTTGCCTTAGTAGTGGGGTGGCTATTCAAAGTTGTCGGCTCCACCTTACGAGCGCTGCTCTTTATTGGGTTTGTGCTCTTGGTACTGTGGGTCGTTTTTGGGATTGGCCCGGCTGCCATTTGGCAACAAATTCAGCAGCTGATTCCGGGGGGTGCCCCTTCTTCCTCACCACCACCTATTCGGTAAAAAATCACAGCTCCTACACAAACACAATTCATCAGAAAACCTGGGCACCGGGCACAATTCCTTGTGCTTAGAACCCAGGCTACTTGTAGGAGGCTTTAAAGAATTTGCCTTATGCGGCTGCTTTGTTACCCATGCGCTTGAGCAACTTCTCCCCCTGGTTAACGAAGCGCCGGTTCTTGCGGTATTGAAAGGGGGTAGAGCTTTTGATTTTGACAATCATGGTTTCTAGCGTGTCACGGGCTTCGGCTATCTGTCCCTGCTGCTGTTGAATTTGCGCTAAGAGCAGATGTCCTTGAGGGTGGCTCCACTGCTTGAGGTGGGTCTGTAGGTGGGCCTTGGCACCATCGAGATCGCCGATTTGAAAGAGCGTTTGTCCGTAGACCATTGAGGCATCGCCATAGGCAAACTCAGGTTGCGATCGCACCAGAGTTTGCAAGTGAACCTTAGCGACCTGTAGCTGTTTGCAATCCATTGCAATGCAAGCCGCTCCCCAAAGCGCTTTGATGTTTTCGGGTTCTTTCTCCAGAGCCTGATCGTATGCGATCGCAGCTTTTTCTCGATTGCCCATCTGATAGTGAATATCGCCCAGCTTAATGTATTGATGGGCTTTACCAATATTCTTAACCTCAGCTTCGGCCTGCCATAGAGCATCGCGCAGTCGCCAGCGATTGGTAAAGTTAGATACCGGCAGAACGTTGGGATGGTTGGGCATCCAGCAAATAACAAAATAGAGGGCTGCACCCAGCACGTTAAGAAACAGAAGAATCCAGACCCAGTTGTGGCTCCCTTGACGACTGTTCTTCAGGCAGTCGTAGAGCATCCAAACCCAGAAAGCGGCCCCCACCAAGCTGAAAGGGCCCAATACGTTAAAAGCCATCGAGAGTAGTGCCATGATCCCGCTAGGTTTGCCCTGCTGCTTGACTTAAGGGAAATCTTCAAGCGTCGGCTCGGAGATTCCTGATGAATCTAAAATTCCCTATACAAGCTGTGATCTAAATCTTTCACCACAATTTAAGGCAGTCTACTGATCCCCTCTCAAGGACTTAAGCAAATGCCGAGACAATCCGCGTAGTAGCGCGTCTAGCTTAAACTATTGTTTTACTCTGAAGCGCCAGAACCCTTATTCCGCAGGGGTTACGCTTCGCTAATCCATCCTACAAAATCCCAACGCTTTAGACTTGCCGCGTTAGTAGGTTGGGTCAAGCACAGCACGACCCAACCCTTAAGCAAATTCCGAGAAAACCTGCGTAGGCTGGGTCAAGCGCAGCGCGACCCAACACCCCTTTAATCATTCCAACCCTACCCCTAAAGGCTCAGCTATCTTAACTTCAGTTCCCCAATCACTTAAATATTTTCCTGCTTCAACATATCGGGAGAAACTCGAGTAAGGCCAAGATTGGGGAGATATAACTAATCCATGTCTGACTGGATTGTAATGAATATAGTCTACATGATTAGCAAAATCTGTCTCATCCCGAATCTGATGCTCCCAAAATCGGCGCTGCCAGACTGCCTGTTCCTCCTTCTTGATACGTGACAGGGTATGGTGCTCTTTATAGCGGTTAGAACAGCGACGGCTAAAGTGGTCTTTGATTAATCGCCATCGAGTGGAAAAGTCTGCTACTCCCTCAGGTAATGTCCAGAGACAATGAATATGATCTGGCAGGATAACAATGGCATCGATTGTGAAGGGATGGCGTTGCTTAACGTGGTGGAATGCCTGCCTTAATAGTTGAACGTTTTCGGCTTCGTGAAAAATACGCTGTCGCTGATAAGTAACGACAGTGAAAAAGTAAGTAGCTCCAGGAGTTTTGGCACGACGGTATTCCATACTGTTGTCTAGCCATTTCGAGTTTAGGGTAGACAAATGGGGTGAAATGGTAACAGAGTTGAGTGAGATTATGGAATTTGGCTTAACTGTGGGGGTGTTGGGTCGCGCCGCGCTTGACCCAACCTACAGGATCTACTTAGATTCACTCTTCTAAATTGAGATTGCCTAAATATAAGCGCTTAAACTCTTCTGCTGCTCTGGAGTTTATTTTGTAGAGCGCTCTAATGATTTCTAGCAATGTCTCAGAACTAGGGTCTCGCATTTCGTTAGCCCATCTGTAAACGTTTGATGCGCCAATACCCATTACAGTCGCTAATTTGCCCTGACTGATCTCATACTCTTCTAAAACAGCTTTTAATACCTTTCCAGCTTTTCCC belongs to Pseudanabaena sp. FACHB-2040 and includes:
- a CDS encoding PleD family two-component system response regulator; the encoded protein is MLKRFNPEDYLILVVDDAPMNLQIVGSMLDETGYATTFANNGSQAISRFKAAQPDLVLLDLMMPGVDGLEVCSALKATYPEIPIIFLTASHESEHLLQAFEQGAADYVTKPFSKPELLARVKTHLMLKHTFSELRTALVEMERLAKTDGLTGLLNRRYLFEAATQELSRAQRYGRAFSVLMVDIDHFKRINDTYGHPVGDVVIQTVASVLTEALREVDLIGRYGGEEFSIILPETPLQKATEVAERIREMINSLPIPAGSENLHITVSTGISGCEGGVQSIDEIFHQADKALYQAKSAGRNTWVVFTQ
- a CDS encoding Fe-S cluster assembly protein HesB, which gives rise to MQLDFDLSGAALQSRVLDIHQRLCVEYGCPIRYFSNLDPLSELVSALLSHRTKNRDSHRAFLQLRSQFETWEAVRDGDPAAVEVAIAPCTWPEQKAPRLQAILRELTQRLGEPLSLDFLADLPVSKARVWLEEIPGIGPKTSAAVLSFSTLRRPALPVDSHHHRVAQRLGLIPKTLAVGPAHAVLEAQLPPHWDAQQVYDNHEVLMLHGQRVCHYRKPSCDRCCLLDLCPSGQQRESAG
- a CDS encoding EcsC family protein gives rise to the protein MTTSHQDAFVTDLIEGTLALVWDTSRTFSKAVKEVSRTVETTVGPAIHSTVEQGTDTIGRLVTPIAENPAVKYATKIPGMSWLMAALGQVDVDNVLVEVEALKQQHPSESPAELAQRVMTESAWNAAQVGLITNFIPPLAFATAALDAGAVAALQAKMIYRIAAIYGFSPKEPARRGEVLAIWGLSSGGSGVLKSGLNLVELLPGIGAAIGVTADAALLYGVGYLACQFYENKRTVPVYVVREEVPSKIEID
- a CDS encoding PhoH family protein, which gives rise to MKKAFVLDTNVLLHDPTAMLRFEDNDVVLPITIIEELDRFKKQTEATGRNARHVSRRLDELRQRGSLTQGIPLDNGGTLRVALCHRDTLLQLPAELEGDQGDNAILAVAMELKHNSSFPVVLISKDTNLRIKADAVGLVAEDYETDKIDIDDLYTGTAEVLVPAATIAQLFKGDPVVLDVPLYPNQAITLIDEANPAHTALAFVEGETGKVVPLGKLSHVGASRIYPHNREQRFAFELLLRDSISLVTLVGKAGTGKTLIAIAAAVQKVADERLYSRLLIARPIVPMGRDLGYLPGDLMEKLNPWMQPLYDNFDLIFNTQDSRGKPEHWRRGHEEMQDQGLLQIEPLTYIRGRTIPKQFLIVDEAQNLTPHEVKTILTRAGEGTKIVLTGDPDQIDNPYVDAASNGLTYVVERFKGEAIAGHITLYKGERSELAERSASLL
- a CDS encoding cupin domain-containing protein, with amino-acid sequence MLIRKLLDCPEFIAGDGTQLRELLHPDKQSLQLRYSLAHAIVPVGQVSTPHALKTSEVYYILQGQGEMHIDDETQTVEPGDAIYIPPDARQFIRNTGQEPLVFICLVDPAWRKEDETVFDAEG
- the grxC gene encoding glutaredoxin 3, whose translation is MIPLLDRFLDRSSDQVKAHVEIYTWQTCPYCIRAKLLLWWKGVRFIEYKIDGNGGARVRMAARASGRKTVPQIFINDHHIGGCDDLYGLDRVGRLDPLLAQTPEPAVEG
- a CDS encoding pentapeptide repeat-containing protein, with the protein product MKLFALSTLSLALPLLLAGPGQAENPAHVQQLLETNLCYACDLSGADLSQAHLIGADLRLANLEGANLTETNLEGADLTGANLEGAVLNNAFLTNAILENANLDEADLSQADIFHAVVTGASFEGTDLTQAQIVGTPISVGGD
- the rbsK gene encoding ribokinase; translation: MTLHIFGSLNMDLVCQTPRLPVPGETILGTEFTTVPGGKGANQAVAAARLGAAVRMVGRVGNDAFGQALIQSLQVEGIETGDVQIEAGVSSGVAAIAVDTSGRNHIIVIPGANGRVARSDVERLSARLAPDDTLLLQFEVPLPEVMAAAATAQQQGVTVIVDPAPVRNDLPEAFYGLVDWLTPNQVEAEQLVGFPVADQKSAAAAAKVLRQRGARAIVIKLGAEGVWVEAADAAFPVPAFEVPVVDTVAAGDAFNGGLAVALSEGVSLLEAARFATATAALSVSQAGAQPSLPTRQAVEALLAAHIG